A region of Elusimicrobiota bacterium DNA encodes the following proteins:
- the sppA gene encoding signal peptide peptidase SppA: MDQMPVSPEPLPGPPPDTQSHTAGGRRIKRRLMYAVVGLYAASLAAACVLILRSPGTGGSGNGREQAQSILSLAKDRDTVGWVTIHGPISNSQSGRPWEKGAEQWVRHIKAMSETKGVKAIVLDINSPGGSVGAVQEIHSQIMRIRREKKIPFVALFGDISASGGYYIASACDKIVAHPGTLTGSIGVIFSVSNLEGLFGKVGYKMEAIKSGKFKDIGSPARAMTSEERKLLQAMIDDAYGQFLSAVAEGRKAPVEKVKLLAEGLIYTGQQALHTDPPLVDRLGDSDDAVAWAAQLAGMKGKPRIRHEADHFSDIFEMLDSRFHGVLEGRTALLDSLKPSDRLGLEYRWTGW; encoded by the coding sequence ATGGACCAGATGCCCGTCAGCCCTGAACCCCTTCCGGGACCGCCTCCCGACACCCAGTCCCATACGGCGGGGGGGCGCCGCATCAAACGGCGGCTCATGTACGCGGTGGTCGGCCTCTATGCGGCGTCCTTGGCCGCGGCCTGCGTGCTCATCCTGCGCTCTCCCGGCACGGGCGGGTCCGGCAACGGGAGGGAGCAGGCCCAGAGCATCCTTTCCTTGGCCAAGGATCGCGACACCGTGGGCTGGGTGACCATCCATGGTCCCATCTCCAACTCCCAGAGCGGCCGTCCTTGGGAGAAAGGCGCAGAGCAGTGGGTGCGCCACATCAAGGCCATGTCCGAGACCAAGGGCGTCAAGGCCATCGTCCTGGACATCAACTCGCCGGGCGGCAGCGTGGGCGCGGTGCAGGAGATCCACAGCCAGATCATGCGTATCCGTAGGGAAAAGAAGATCCCCTTCGTGGCCCTTTTCGGCGACATCTCCGCCTCCGGCGGCTATTACATCGCCTCGGCTTGCGATAAGATCGTGGCTCATCCCGGGACATTGACCGGCTCCATCGGCGTGATCTTCTCGGTGAGCAACCTGGAGGGCCTCTTCGGCAAGGTCGGCTACAAGATGGAAGCCATCAAGTCCGGCAAGTTCAAGGACATCGGCTCGCCCGCCCGCGCCATGACGTCTGAGGAGCGCAAGCTGCTGCAGGCCATGATCGACGACGCCTACGGGCAGTTCTTGAGCGCCGTAGCCGAGGGACGCAAAGCCCCGGTCGAAAAGGTCAAGCTTTTGGCCGAGGGCCTCATATACACCGGCCAGCAGGCCCTCCATACCGACCCCCCGCTCGTCGATAGGCTGGGCGATTCCGACGACGCGGTGGCCTGGGCGGCCCAGTTGGCGGGGATGAAGGGCAAGCCCCGCATCCGGCACGAGGCGGACCACTTCAGCGACATCTTCGAGATGCTCGATTCGCGGTTTCACGGGGTCCTGGAAGGCCGGACGGCCCTCCTCGACAGCCTCAAGCCCTCGGACCGCTTGGGCCTGGAATACCGCTGGACGGGCTGGTGA